attatacattGCTTGTTTTTTGGCATTTAGGTTCCCACTTAAAGGAAAAAAAGAGGCAATGAAATGAACACATTGAGTCTCAAAACATTTCCCTtttccataccagagagcaatgTGTTAATTAGCAGCaatggctgtttttttttctttcctttttagaCACTGTTAATTGCCGATGAATAAAACTCCTAATTCACACAAATCAGGGAGTATATTGGTACCTTACCAATCAGAATGATCAGTACTTCATTTAGATGGAGTGTCCAGGCAGCCTGGACATCTGTTGTCGTGAAATTTCTCTCTCCATTCTGAATTAATTTTGAACAAAGTATTTTGATTTGGCGTGACACCGATTTGAAAGTGAAAACGGGGGAGAAGAAAATTCCTGTGTTGTACTGGAAGGggaggcagtgtgtgtgtgtgtgtgtgtgtgaaagcgtTTGACAACCATATGGTGTGTTATACCAAACACTGAAAAGTGTCATACTTTACAGGGACTCTTGTTCTTGTGTGGGATCAGGTGGAGGGAGCAGGTCTCTGGATGCATGAAATTATGGAATACATTACACACAAGACAGCAAATCACAACGCTTGAGAGGGGGCGGTGAGAAGAGTGTGCGTGTTTCaggtggtaaatgtctttctgaTAAACTAGCACTAAAACCCTTCATCACTCCTCTGTTTTTCCCAAGCAAGATCATTGCATACAAACCAGTTTTTTcctttttcaaaaaaataaaaaattataaattaggaAAATGAAAGACAACAACActaaatataaaacatacaaGAAAAGTGTGTCTGTAACCATCTGGCCTCGCAGCAACTAtttcttaatattttataattcttCGCCCTTTTGTTGATTGATACACATAGGCAGGACTGTCTAGCATAAATATGTCACATGTTCCAAAGGAGAGGAATTTGATCAAGGCTGCTTCCCCGAGTTAACACTAAAACAGTGGATCATCTCAAATGTAACTACTCAAGTTCACTGAAATTCTGAATCAAGTGTAAACCGCATTTAAATTTATCTAAACTGTGTGACTTCTAACATTGAAAACCATTCTGAGCTGGTTTGGATggtgaattttacatttgttataTGCAGTCTGTCTTAAACCGTAAGACCAATGTGAATGGAGTTTGGTTCAAATTTGATCTGGATTCTTAGATTTCAGTAAGAACTTCCAGAGTTGCTTAAAGTTAAAAAGAAGAATTAGACTTGAGAAATGTTCTCTGTACTAATTTATCTTTGACAACAACAAATAAATGGAGATTCACTTCAATCAATACAACTCCTGTTTTTCTTTCTGGTTATCATTGGCTTTTAAACCAAGACATGGgtctctgctgaacaaaaatgggTGTTTCCCCAATCAGTGGACGTTTTCAAACCGGAATGGGCATTTTTCAACCACTTTACACAATTTGCCTACTTGCAATTCCCTACTTTCACTGGATAATTGAGAAATACCCATCCCAGTTTATAAACGCACACAGATTGGGAAACCGCAGAGATCTATACTTCTTTAAAACAATGGGCTGCATTAAGAGAAGCTCTAGCACCCTTTTGAATTGACACTTCAGTTTTATTGTTGCAAGATTTTTGTACAAACAAATTGTTGAAGACAAATAGCTTATTCATCATCAGCGTTTAGTGTTGGCAAAATGTTCAGCCCTGTGGTAAAAATATTAGCATTTAAAATTCAACTTTCTCTAGCTCTATGCAACTCACTGCTAGGACTCCAGTATGTGGGAGATAATGATTTGCCTTTGGGGCGGCAGACATGCAGATTGGCGTGTGGTCAATTCCAGATTTGAATACTTTGGAAAATTACgctcatttaaaatatttgtccTATTCAGGATAGTACATCACATTGTCTTCTGTAGCATCAATCCATGAACATGTTTCAACTAGTTCAAAATGGTGGACAACAAGGATTCCGAAAATGGTCACCTAATTTACAGAATTACCAGGTAGAAGATGCCCATGAGAATTGATTAAGGGTAAGTTCATGTGTGCCAAATCATCACACTTAGGAATGTAAATGTTTGAGTCACTCAATTCTATCTGACACTGGCAGAGCAAATAAAATTTCTATGCTCATCTAAACAGCAGTAAATTAACTACAGGTATTCATTGCAACAGCCTAAGATAAGTCATACTCATTCATGCTTTAATGAGATTGAAGGAGCATCTAACTAAACTTTCCAGTTTTTAATTTTGCTGTCCCTTTAGGTGCTTGTGTGTTCTCTGATGGCAGCTGAATTTAGGTCCATTCTGTTGCTCTGTCTCCCCCATGCACACAATGCATTCTACCTTTAGCCACCCTGTACTACCAAAGGGTTTGTAACAGAcaaaattcattcattttctctttATAATACAGATTGTAATATGTCTTTGaccttgagtttgtgtatgtACATCAGAATCCAGTTTGATGGTAGCTGAAAGATTACATTTGGGAATCTAGTCCAGATAAAACCACTCTACAGTGCATGCACCCTCAAATTACAGTGGCAAACTCATATTGAACTGGTGCACTACAGCCTGGGTGGAGCGTACACAATCTAGTGCACTTTCAAACTGCACTGTACATTTGAATAATTCTATAGTCTGTCAATGGAGAAGAAACATCAGGGGAGCAGCCTCAGACAGGGGTTTACAGGGAGGGTTAGTATGATTACATGTGTGCATCTGCATATATCATGTCCACTTCAGTATGTGTGTCGCTCTTCAAtgtatgtgtatgcgtgtgtgtgtgtgtttgtggctgtAATTCCAGCTCACTCAGTCAACAGTTTGATCTCACTAGCGAGTAGGGAGTTGATATTGTAGGCGGAATCCTCGGCAACAGGGGCAGGACCTGTTTCGTTTAGATCCACCTCACTCTCGCTGGAGGTGGAGCTTGTGCTCATGTTGGAGATGCCATCGGGCATGGCACAGGTAGCACCAGGTGGGCAGATCTCATTGGGGATACACACCTCTGTGGGAATGATCACCTCGGTCTCACTGCTCGTTTCACTGGTGTTAGAAACCACAGATAGCAGCGACATCTTCCTGCTGAGGCGGTTTGGCAGCAGGGAGAGGGCGTAGTCGGCCACGATGCCCGCCACATCCATGCCACATGCCTGGTCAAAAGCAATGAAGCCCACGTTGGCGTTAGCTTCGCACACCACGAAGGAGCCGTCGTTCAGCTGCAGCAGGTCGATCCCACACACGTCCATTCCCAAAATGTTACACACCTGCACAGCCAGCTGCTTGCCCTGCTCACTAAGAGGGCACATCATTCCAACCCCACCTAGAAAGAGAAAACGTAAACATGAGCAGAGAGACTACTGGAAACACCCTTGTAGGGTTTCATTAAATGTCACTGCATAGTCattcttttataactttttagGAAGAATTTCTTTTATAAATTATTGGATATACTGCCCTCAGTAGCCAGTTAATTTagttagttagtgattttatgCCTTGCCAGCTTCCAAGGGTATTTACATCAgcagtctgttgccaaatgatcagataatttaatatttttaacagaacagattcttgcaaaTGTTGTGTTTACACAGATcttttaagatattttattaattcattacattttctaaaattacaacaaaactaaatGTGCCTCTACCTACAGTGTCATATCAACAATCATCCAGTAATTGTTACAAGTCAAACATGACAAAATGATTGACTTGCGGTTCAGGAAGTTTTTGAttcaccaaaacaaaaacaaaataagtgcTGATAATTCATTTGTTCGGTAGAGCGTGTTGTATGTTGTGGAGTGTaaattctgttctattccatCCGCATTGGTGGAAAATTGCACATTCGGTCAGCCATTAACAGAACCGCAAGTCATGAAAATTATTTGGttccaatatttttaattataaaaatggaATGTGCTCTGAAAAATAACCGTTTCTCATTCCCAACActtgtggttctcaactggttttgcttcaggacccagattttattatttatttttgcttatttttccaAAAGTAAATGTCCATTCAATTAACTGCATAGGACAAACAATAGGATGACGACATGTCACAAAACCGGTCCATGTTGGCATCGGTCTAATTTGGCTGGCTTCATCCAAGTGACAGATGATTTTGCACAAAAATAGCATAGAGATTGATTGGACACATAGCCTTTGACAATAACAAGATTTGGgaagattttttttctccctttaaaaaaaaaggccaAGCTGTTTTTTTGTAACCATATCCAAAGTTTCTGCAGGTAtaatgaagctaaatttaagacCTTTTAAAGACCAACTAAAGAACATTTAAggaatcaatgtgtgtgtgtgatccctcttttctttttttttttttttaattgcatttttattttatttagtactgccccgaagaagctatttgacattacacatcctcacatatattccacatagtaactgaatttacacacatgatccagttaagaagtttacattcccttggtttttaatatggtgtgttgctttcttgATCATCAATGAcagtttgtgtaataattgttcatgaatccCTGATTTGCCCGGAGcagtaaaaatgtcaatttttcttaagaaaatccCAACTACAGTCAAACTATTTGGTttctcagcatcttctgcacattggagttcttcccaacagtgagGTCCAGATTTTGACAACTGAGGGACTAattcacaactattacaaaatttGGAAACAATTtcaagaaggcaacataagaaCCACCAagggtgcaaacttttgaacattaCGATTTGTGTagagtacattttgtgttatgtagTACTGgccttcaaaagctacataaaatatataatctctatttgtatacattctgaaaggggtgtggaaaCGTATAAAAACCAAAGggttatgcaaacttctgcacttaactgtataggctatatagtttgaggaaatttaaattgtattttatatttagttttttcaggaTTTAACCATatttgagatttttttaaatgtacaaattatatGTAGCCTATCCTACCCATATGATggcatattgcatgtgtaattgtgAAATTACTTCACAAAAATTCACATAATTGAAAactaaaattcaaaatacaacccccacatttgaacatataagtgcttgtactacgtaaaaagtgcagtgtagctgtctaaatgtgacattgtctgatttacctccgtGCTCATGGGAAAtgaacattacagaaaaatacttGCTTACATATTCACATGCTGCATGAAGAAATGGATGGGTTTCATTCAGCTTgttgttgaaaacacattttttttattggtgcatttctacttgtGCTGAATAACAGGATGACGTCATTGCCATGTTATCCAGacactagtgctgcacgattaatcatatcgcaatcgcgatgtcagcctgtgcaattatatgacggcaaaattctgcgattttattaaataaataagtgcatgtgtggacatgacagcccattttctacacagctaataaaaagatgaccagtctatAATGACGACACGTGAGATGAGAGGAgcactgcagctcgagtgtccGATAGAAACACCGATCACAGCATGGCGATATATTTCACCCTTAATTAAGCTTcaaataatacgggagcgtgacatgtaaataaacacaaactccaaaactgtcattctctgtgcggtcagagctgcttcaaccagtcgcggaagacacaatctgagcgggagagATTTAAAATTCCGCCACCTGATGCgcactaacacggagacgctcgtctctcaccacCGCTGTCTACAGCTCGCAACGTCAAcatcatgagatcatcatgataagagcaatcttgtgtgaaaaataccactaaaatgacaacaacaataagattatatatatatatatatatatatatatatatatataaataaataaatatataaagagagagagaggttttggatagacaagattgacaaatgcttatcaataatgctcttatggctaaaatatcaatataactAAATGTTACTAacatatgactaaaatgtcaacagttttcattgactaaaaaaactacattaaaaatgcccagactttgtcaaacaaaacaacaaaaacaataaatagaactaggataaggttgactaaatatgataaaaactaaaaaggacatttgacacaggattaagactaagattaaataaaacaaaacagctgacaaaattaacattAGTATTCAGTTGCCTggtcattaggagtgtattaatgcaaagccaacatttacgtgtttttaacgtcacttttttgatcagtatggtaccacctccgcctcactttaagccaggaaaaaccctggttatatggcgatattttggctttaagataaccgacactgagcagagagaggtactgtgcaaaattaaagTTGCTACATCACGTGGCAACACGACAAATTTATATCAGCACCTGAAACCGCACAAAGTAGAAAAGTGAGATTTCACTTTGACAAGAGATCAAAGCGattttttagaaagaggatttggaaataccagttgtcTCTCAACAGCatatctaaatcgagcaattctgtgatttggagactaaaaacagccatttgctccttaatgtttcagtttaggagccaatggctcccaaGTCATTTtgtttagtctggagccctgtattTCACTAAAGACATTTCCATTACttctttaatatttatttctatAACTTACCAAAGCCTGTAAATCACAATTTTGAAATTCCTGatatataaaagacacctgtttttCTGTGACCGTGAGAACCCTGACATACCAgttgtcatttaaaaaacaaacaaaacacaaaaaaaaacaacagttttagtggtttgattgagcgaaccacacttttatatccagtttccttttcaaaagagtttatacaaagtacatgttcatcctgcttaaatgtcccttgtttggacaatcttaatttcatgaaaatgtgtatgttcttatttattgttctattttatttaggtgtaatattgagaaattaAAAATTTTGCAgcaatgcaaagatgttattattttatttagtaaaaatatcattttaatttgaaaacactgttcatttatagtgttttttgttgctagtttgtatgtttgagctagtttgtatgtttgagttaagaaatacacatttcagcattatcagtaatctatttgtgcattttccttgataaccaagcaagttgacttaTGATACCATTTAGTTATTATATCGCAAATCACAATATTAAATTTTCCCCAAATCGCGCAGCCCtaccagatacatttcagcagatttgcagaaAGACTAGAATGGAAGTATCGGCAAATCAATGTGCAACGCTTCgaaattgcttctcttctctgcaaacaATACCAAAGACGAGAAGGAAGGAAGTGAGAAGGAAAAGGAGTGCATCAAATGTAAGtagaaaaaaaatcagtgagcctaccagccgaaaccaggacataattacaatgtttagagaattGTCGGGACACGCCTCTTCAAATCGGCACATTCGGTCACCCTACTTAAACGCAACAAGAAAATACCTTGTACAACGTTTAATGCATGaccttatgaatgaaagactTGTTGCTCCAATTTAAGACCTAACATTACTTATTTGACATAAAATGTCAAGAGCAGGAAAGGGGAGCATGTGTGATTGCCTACCCAATGAGCAGTTGCTCTGCATGCGTCCATCAGTAGAGCAGCGCAGCATAGATCCAATCAATCTACCGCCAACCAGAACCACTCGCACGTCCCGCCCATGACTCTCCTTCACATACTCCTGAAACAGGTATGGGGCATCATGGCGAATCAGGTGACACAGGTCTGAGAGGTGGTGCTTATCCCGGGCCAAGAACACAGCTTTACCTGTACAGATCAAAAACaccacacaataaaaaaaataactaatttgtACACAGACTTGGTCTACAATGCTCAGAAGAAACCATGTATTTTAGGTATCCAAGATATTTCAAAAATGTAGGCTGTAATCTCTACTATTCGAACTATTAAATTTTCTCTGCATGAGGACCAGATTGAACAGGAGCAAATTGTAACATTCCTGATTTGTATGGATTGCTCACCCAAAAAGAACATGTGGatgttgtttttccaaacctgtgactttcttccatgaaaaatCAAAAAGGagatctaacatctccttttgagttctatgtaaaaaaaataacttgagtaaatgagggtgagtaaataaaataattgacatttttgggtaaactaccctTTAAGTGCCTGAACCTTCTTTTTAAAGATAGCCATGTGCTGCTGTACATGAAATAGTGTCAAACTTATCCCCTTAACACACAGGCCATTTTACCACCTGGTATTACCACGTCTCAAAACcttctcctgtgaccacttgtgtttggattttgaggggagggtctctgattacATGACAACATTGACACTGTGATTGATGTAAGTGCATGATAATAAATGGCAAAAATTAGGTAGAATTGTATATATTCTTCTCCAGAAAGGCAACCAGAGACTGCATTGTCACAGGCTCagtcgaagaaaaaaaaaaatcaatccaaGATTGAACgtaaagcaaaatacatttttatacattttgattataaatatagtAATAATCCATTTAGTACTGTTCAATTGATCAACTGAAGTTCGACTGAAATGTCTTGCTTTACATAATCTACTACTTTGGACCAaagaatttccatgatttttccataaattatccagttgtttgtgattattggataaatatttttaaatgatgatttttaatgatgcaaaaatatatttctagtcaaataaatatttttaagccgtcaagaaaaaaaaaaaaatatatatatatatatatatatatatatatatatatatatatatatatatatatatatatatatatatataaaatatacacacacctgTGCAAACGTCTTGGGCacataagatggttatttatatcttcagctttagtgtgtcaataggaaatataaatgttaagacTACCAAACATtactttgcaaatagaaaatattagaaaagtagaacagggagccctgcaacagatgtcatggcccccacaaagcccccccactgaacatcggctCATTCGGAGATTACACAGAGACTGAATAAATTGATTAATAAATAgatgtggtgaattctccaagaagcttgaaacaacatggaatattgatttagcttttttatgtttagtggactttgtatgacattaagcgATAAATGAAAaccatgtcattatttttgaagacatccatttttttttttttttaatctccagggctccagactgtaaCTAAAATGGCCACAAACGCAACCAAAAAAGATTCATTGTGACAGTTGGGTTGTGTGCACTCATATGacgtttcatcagatatcatattgtgagttattgaattCATCTTTAGACCATGCACCAGTGTGTCTCGCGCTGCTTTTCACCCGTTGTGTTGTGATGACAGAATGGGAAAAAAgtaatgaacaaattactcttttgaccGTGTCTTTTTCatctgagggtttgaactcatgagctcaggttagcagtttgaatcagattaatTTTCTCCGTCATCActgagctcacaactgggagcgcagacattaaaaaataagattctgtgtgtatttcgggcttctttataattaagtCACATATTTTGTACCACTTTTTCTTatggtaattattgattgtgattggagtagcacaataaactgcatatatactaacagtaaagaaagactaaaacatatataaatgtaTCTATATCTCAAGCTTTtgacttgtacacaactattacacaaggtgcaaacattcattcatGCTCAAGAcgacaacacactactatatgcaaaGAACAGTA
This window of the Xyrauchen texanus isolate HMW12.3.18 chromosome 27, RBS_HiC_50CHRs, whole genome shotgun sequence genome carries:
- the rimkla gene encoding beta-citrylglutamate synthase B, which encodes MCSRVWFITDRRICQEYPQVQILRALKERCVEDDVEFRYLLMDEIVLTITDGQLGLRVGQENVTSYPQVAVVRVPTPWVQSDSDITVLRHLEKMGCRLINRPQAILNCVNKFWTFQELAGHGVPLPDTYSYGGHDNFRKMIDEAEPLGYPVVVKNARGHRGKAVFLARDKHHLSDLCHLIRHDAPYLFQEYVKESHGRDVRVVLVGGRLIGSMLRCSTDGRMQSNCSLGGVGMMCPLSEQGKQLAVQVCNILGMDVCGIDLLQLNDGSFVVCEANANVGFIAFDQACGMDVAGIVADYALSLLPNRLSRKMSLLSVVSNTSETSSETEVIIPTEVCIPNEICPPGATCAMPDGISNMSTSSTSSESEVDLNETGPAPVAEDSAYNINSLLASEIKLLTE